The Leptidea sinapis chromosome 17, ilLepSina1.1, whole genome shotgun sequence genome contains the following window.
gtacaatattgtatatttttactgaaaagagcgcaaaaaaagaatgctgggagagtttcttgcgccgcttcttctctcgcagagtgccatttgtttccgaagccgttgtagtatctagtatattagaaatgacatcaaaaagaattcttaaggaaagagttgaacaaagcaaacaagattttgcaacgatacgttactcgaacggtgggctcagttggttagagcaccggcacggaacgccggaggtcgtgggttcgagtcccgcatcgttcataaaattttgtttttcaaattttattagtgtattaatcctagaagtgagggttatcactttaaacacataacatattgttaagaattctaaaggaatcaatttttagaaaataaatgccttttatgattGGATAAGGTTGACCCATATTTGTATATGTAATAAATGATTATAGTagaacatatttaatttcagatATGAACATCAAGAAATAGCATCAAACTGTGGAACAATGCTGAGAGAGTGTGCTAGATACGAGGCTTTAGCTAAAATAATGTTGTATTCTGATGATTTTTACAATTTCTTCCGTTATGTAGAAGTGTCCACTTTTGATATTGCCTCAGATGCCTTCTCTGCTTTTAAGGTAACAACTCAGTTAATCTTACCTTTCAATAGATTTACCACCAGATAGTCATCAAACATATAGATCAGTTCAATGGAGCtgtctattaaaataaaatacaagtcAAAAATTACCCACCAAAGAGACAATAAATTGGCTTATGGCTAATGCTAGGCACAGATCGCCAAAATAGCAGAAAATTCTATATTGTATAATTGATAACCAACCCATCATCATGTACAGTTTAACCCTTGACCTCCATGTATCAATGTATTTTCATTCATAACTACTGGTAAGTTCGAGgtacatataattaataactacTATGGTGACAGAACtttgaaaaaacgcctaccgttattaaacagcttgcctgaggacaaccgactagaaaccagtaagagaaaatttaaaactattcttAAGAAATCTTTATTGTCAATACTgccttaaaattagatttttaactatatttttatcaatatttgttaattacacttgtataaaatcaaatgtataaaaaatcacttgtataaaataaaatcttatgttCTTATGTTCttcttatatatatctaatgATCTTTATAAGcataaatgtattaaaagagACTTGATCCTTGTGACatactgtccaaacagttttgcggcaCTATGTTAGCTTAAGattatttctgtaaatgattaatagaataaataaataaataatatgtacattTTTTCAATGGCTTATAAGATCGGCAATATTCTTCTGATTAGCTGATGTTACCAGAGAGTATAGGCCTTGGTGATAACATACCATCAGATAATCTTTATGGTAAAGCAATTACTTAATAAACAGTTAAACTAGCATTGTATTCTTCTTTACAGATTTCTGTACctgtgttattaaaattatttttttttaattttcaggaATTGTTAACAAGACACAAGATTTTGTCCGCCGAATTTTTAGAAGCAAATTATGACAAAGTATTTAGCCACTATCAGAGGTTGTTAAACTCAGAAAATTATGTGACTCGGAGACAGAGTCTCAAACTACTTGGTGAACTACTACTCGACCGGCACAACTTTTCTATTATGACTAGATATATTACAAATCCAGACAATCTGAAGTTAATGATGAACATGCTTAAAGAGAAGTCACGCAATATACAATTTGAAGCTTTCCATGTATTTAAGgtaagttatatttaaataggttttatattttagttaaaaaaaattgaattagctactatgctatgttttttttaaccgacgaattgagaacctcctccttttttgaagtcggtaaaaaattTTGGTTAAATTTCCAAATTGATATTGGGTGTGataccagaccagagatgacagcaatactccatatgtggccagacctgtgctatgtagagcgctagaatgtgtcctattttttttgtatcagATGGACAACATCTGATTTCCATGAGTTCCGTTTATCTTTTGAacatgagtgccggaataagtGCAATAGCACCGGCATCAACTCAGGAGCATATTTTCTGACTACGATGGGAGAGCCCACTCGACTTCTTTCCTTCCAAAGAAAACAGCActccgaacagttttctgtctttAATTCCGAAATGAGTTCTGACACTTTCTTTGTATCGTCGTTAAGAGTCGTTAGTGGCAGAAGGAAGATCATATATTGGCTTATTACTTTGCCGTATGGGCAAGTTTGTCATTCCCCATGTGCAGCGGCTGCGGAGCTAGTAgtctgaagttaccaagagaaGCTTTATACCACGCCCAAAACCTACATGTTCCAGTAACTTGCTGcttgccgattttgacgacatgCTTAGATTTCGCACGTGCGATTTACCGCTTATataatctggaggcacggttgaaTTTCCGCTTAAGAACTTTGAACTTTCGCCGCAACCAAGATTCGATAAGCCTGATATTTGCAGTCAGTTGCTGCTTCAACTGACGCATCGATTATGGGTTATGATCTACCAATGTTCGGCACTACAGAGCCTGGTATTAAAGCTGCCCAATCTGTCGCTGTTGTTCTGCGATGTGGGAGCTGTGTAGGCTACACTCTTGACCAgacaatggtcggacgttccaagacAGTCCAACCAGGCCCCGTATACATAGACCTGTTAGCTATCTGAATGTATAGTAAAGAGAAGCATCGTATATCCATGGGAACAGCTCTATAAAGCTGTTCCTTACAGCTTTACAGGCGAATAAGGATTAAGGAGAAcaaaatgtaaagaaataaGGGCTATATTccaccgggacaccacggtggcgccaCCAACCAATCGTGCCACCTGcaccgtggtgtccgtaagctatcAAACTACACACCAGAGTgatgacgcgtccgagctggtcgcgccaccaaacTGGTCGTGTAACCAAACGGGCACCAGGTGTGTactctatagagctgtatacattttgttggtagctgcgactggttgcgccaccgctGGTGTCCCATCTTAACTGTTCATTTGCCTctgaatatattcttgataatgttatgtatgtacataggcacataagggACTTTGCGTTTtgccataatattaacaccaagaacaaacataaacttattctgtattattaatatacgcgaattaaagttattccaaattttaaacttgtttatcttacctttgtcacaaTAGAATTACATTACAAGGAgaagtaatttaaaacattgaGTAACTTTACACTATGTTAATAATAAGACGAGACTAAGTCGAGTGAGTAactcttttgtggggcgatgcgTTTAcgacaagatcccagaaaatttaaaaaacaatgtattaagaaattcaaaaaaattgttaaaagacgtttgtggtaaaggttactataacattaatgactttcttaattataccccAGATTGGAAATGTAGCgaccaggctattaaataataaattttattgtacgatataacattgtaaccatattttatgaataaaagaagcccactgagtaTCTAACGCCCGTTCTCttcaggtctgaagcatactttttcttttgaataaaaatcttagaatttcaatttaatcgccacaaaagacttactcgactaagccaagtagtaggcataataagtttgtatgttcctggtgttagcattatgaTGATGACGAAAAATTAGAGATAATTCACTTACATTGTCCAGAATATTTTGACAGGCAACAACTCTtgatgattctttaggaccaggttaaattaattattaaaatataagatgtAGATAGTATATGTACCTAAACTGCATGTTGTTAGTAATAATTGGCCCATTGCAGGTATTTGTAGCGAACCCCAACAAGCCAAAACCAATATTGGACATACTGTTACGGAATCAAGATAAGTTGGTGGACTTCCTCACCAAGTTCCACACTGACCGTTCCGAAGACGAGCAGTTCAACGACGAGAAGGCTTACCTTATAAAGCAAATCAAAGAGTTGAAACCGTCAGATCACTAACGTTTATTGCACCCCCACATCTCCACTTCCCTTCGACAAAAGTTAGTTATAGATGCTATGTAATCGCTTCTAAGTCACCAGACAGTGTCGCGCGTTGTAATACTAGGCTGTTTATCGATGGATCTAGCATCTGGTATGCGatgagaatagaaatatatGAGCTCCATGTAGGGTTGCCAAGTATTGCAGGATGAAGTAGAGTTTGAATCAGAGAAGGTAAATAAAGAGTACTGAGATGGATGAAaatttatatcatatatatattattgtaattttttttttcaattaaaacttgtgtggtaataataatatctggCATGTGTCTAatggtcgttcccaatatactatctacagatggatataaattactaccttctactgtcagtaattagctgtcaataatctgaagctgtcccaatatacccgataagtcattcttatcgccttatattggaacgcgttaattacaatttccatacaaactttatatcgctggtaagctatacgtcgtcccattgacagacagcgtgcacggatacagtgatttaccgtcgataagtttattgggagagaaaagtcaacgattgttacgatttttatctcaagtaagagattgaCTGAatgttgggaacggccgtaaaagtcTATGTCAAAAGAATCTTCTAGCGTACTCTATAAGGTAAAGATACTCTTCATTAGAGTATGTTCAGTACTCTATTTAAGAGTAGGtacggttggcaaccctagCTCCAAGCagattacattttaaaataatgatctGTACGTTTTTTTTCgtgttattacaataattttcacATGTGTTTTGTAAGTTGTTGAAACCATTTTTAGCTTTTATGCCATGGTTAGTTTCTTACACACGAGTACCGAACATCAAAATATAaagattcatataaaacaaattttattttcgacaaatataatattatagggtAATTACTTACAATACTGATTACAAATGAAAATGCAAAGGTTGATTGCAAAATTTATCTTACATTAGAATAATTGGTTCATACCTTCCTATCTTGTTAGGGTTGTTATCATGATGTAAGGGCTGATGctacactattttattacaaaaatgagTAGGTAATCTAGACCTAATGTGTTGTTTTACAGTGGGATCTCGAATTTAAAGTATGTTGAAATCGACTTAAATACCTTTTGCCTTAACAATGGGCTCATACATCAACAAACATGACTTAGAAAGTCTTATAAATGTATCCATTAATTGCACTTATGTATACAGTTACAAGAATTCAAAACAGATTATAAGCAACGAAGACTTTAACTTTTATCCCTGTAAGTGCTGACAATCTTATggcattaatattattaattaacaggcGAAATTGTCACATTAAATGAAAAGGAGTTGCGGTTTATGACTTATCGAGGTTCTAGTTTCGAGATTCCgctgtagtaataataatttttacttgtaaataaatagaagcatccgataaaatatttttactaacgaCGAAGAACACAAAAAACGTATTCCTTCTATTTTATAGATGATATGATTATATATGACAGCTTTGAAAGCGCgaacaaaatagaatttagaactaacctctattttgagcaattcacgcacactaacacaaagtatcattcaacgagtgtaagacgtagcttgtcacgcacactaaactaatattcttggcctgttttcatcggttgtctaacagcaaaagactatctagacgtataaattatctaatacgGATTCATTACTATATTACCTCTTAACTAATAGATGCCTTCGGTCGTAGCTTGCAATAACCTACACACCCGTGTATCATACGACATTTTCAATACAGTTGTGGGAAATAgctaaaatgaaattaaagaacTATGTTTAATTCAACATACTTTCAAAAAATGGCGCGGTTCTCCAGctggacttttttttttacaacgaaACTAGGCAACGGGTTCGTTCCCGTATAGAGCCTATtcgattattaataaatattgatgtgaaaataattaaataacactgataattatatataataaacaaccatttaatataattttgagaattcattattttttatctatttatcCGATTTTATTCTTAGAAAACTCCTTAATACCTACATacaacttttaaattatttaaaactgaACTGCAAAATGTAAAATTCGATTCGATTAtctgaaatagaaaaaaatagtaACTCGATAACTAAGTTTGCGGCGGTAGGtactaaacaaattttattagaTAGCGCGTTCGGAGGACGTGTTAGAAAATTTTGTAGTCGTACATTCGAATATAGCGATCAATTTCATACCGCACACTTCAATAAGAACTTTTTATGATTAATGTGTTTACTGTATGAATCTTTGTATTGTGATCTAATTTTGACTTGGTGTAAAAACATTTCTGAAGAGCTTTTGTTGACTAGGacgttgtttaattattatgttatagtatACAAATGTATAAACTAATTTTACAtgcaaatgttttatttaaatagtatgaTTAGTAGAGGTAAGTTCCTTTTTTAGTTTTGAAATTGTGAATACATTGTTTATGTGAATGAACAGTGTATTATCAACAAATCTCAGCCCgtgaatataaaattatctaatattCTACAGCTGAATTGGCAAATATTCCAAATTATTTCACTTTAGTGTTATTATTCGTTagacatttaatttaatgattgattatCATTATCACCACGATTCATTCAGTTATCTTtgtcatttaaaataaagtatttatatcaatatttaattttattttgttatatttttaatctatgcatatttcattaaattatagaAGGTAGGGATTTAATGATGTGACTCTATAGAGAAATATAGTCTGCACAATTTGGCTTATTTATGTTGTTGGTATGTTTACAATAAGCTATAAATTAAAGTTCTTATTTTATGCAGACATGCTCGGGACGTGAGTCCTGTTCATCCTCTTCCGTCGAATGCTTGTATTTACCAATCACGGTTTTGCAGGAATCTATTTGTATATGTAGCtcgtttcaaatttaaaaagtaggGAAATAAGGGGCAGGTAATATTTGCAAAGCTTTAAATAAGGAAGTATCTTGCGGAACCGTGCATTGGTAATACTTATGTTCTGATATTAGAAAATAAAGCAGGGATATTGATGAATTTACACTAACCATATTTTAGCCACTTTTTGTACATTTGGCAAAATTGTCACATGAATAAATCATGAAAAAGATACTGGTTATTTTTACTTCAAACTTTGTACATGGCACGAGAGGAAACTTGGTTTACCAGATAAGAAAACGCCGCGCGAGTCGGACATGAAGAACTTTGTACCATCGTACAATGTATTGTAGTGAATATTTTATACGGAAGTTCGGGCCGCTAGCTGCACGGCCAGTATCTGTGCTTAACCTCAGATTTTCGAGATCGAAATCATAAGTACATGCGGCGGCCTCTAAACAGtaggccagccagtagggacCCACGAGCGACCAGTGACGCACGCGCGAATTTAGTTGTCACCTACTTCACGGAACGGATAGGGTGAATAGAAAGGAATTATGGAAGGTCTTATCTATGTATGGGGTGAACAATTTTCTGATAAGGGCTCTGAAATCTCTGTACAGGGATTCTCAAGCCTGCGTTCGTATTAATGGTGCCTATACGGGCTGGTTTGGTATCTCCAAAGGTGTCAGACAAGGTTTTGTAGCCTCGCCTTGGTTGTTCAACCTATTCATGGATAGATGCAAGAATGATGTGAGAGAAATGCAATGTGAAATTAATATGGAAGGGTTGATTGTTAAGTGCCTCTTGTACGCTGATGATCAAGTAATTTTTTCATCATTGGTGAATGAGTTGCAGCAAATGAAAGACTGCTTCCACCGGAGGGAGCTTTAAAGCGAGAGGTTTGAAAGTgaatgcaagaaagacgaaagtgatggtatttgagaaggatgaaaggttgactgagtgtaatattacgattgaagatgaaagggtagaacaagttacagaattcgtatatttgggtagcatgtttacaagagacggaagatatgaaggtgatattgtaaggagagtgactgcgggaaactatgtgaatggagcgctgcatgcctttataaacggccagactgtgccaatagaagcgcgaatggctgtacataatggagtgcttgtcgccacgttaatgtatggaagtgagagttgggtatggcagaagaagcataaaagcagaattaacgcagttgagatgcgatcactgcgtagtatgtgtggggtaaatctgattgatagaattccgaatgcggtagtACGAgtgcgctgtggtttgaaagaggatgttgtgacaaggaatgctgaaatggtttggatacgtggagcgaatgagtgaagaaagaatgacgcatcaaatatataaggcaagtgtgtgtgggcaagtcggtcgcgggagacctcgtagaacgttcgtcgaccaaattgtgGACGTTTTGAGAAAGAGAAAGGTCcggagcacccgcaaccggcgagcatgtatgaaaagagtaatgaatgtagaggaagcgcgtgaggtttgtagggatagaagcaagtggcattctattgtctctgcctaccacgacgggaacaaggcgtgagtgtatgaatgaatgaatcagTGAGTCACAACGtctaacagccgttttcaataacatatctatccttagttttaacttattagaggtagacaaatctatccttttacgcttacttacatctcaataacctatcgacataaagtatTCGACAagaactatattggacataacaatggatagataagatcttgtcgttaaacggtgacagcaatgtattcgtaactagagatacgttattgaaaacggccgtaagtgaaataaatataagttaatagcgctgtgcgatctgaattacaccttattgtatgacaaGATTGAAGATTGTAGGGCAAGAGtcccctatttctttaattgattttgcggagtgagacttccgcacttgtactatttattatattcttggCGTTACACGAAAGCGTTAGATTTCGAGCCGTTACACgctatatatgtattatatatatatatatatcttatgacAATATATAGGTTATAGAGTAGCAGATGCCACGCGCTCCCCATATCTGTGCGTGGCCTTCTGTCTCGCTTTCACTCATGAAAGAAAGACGTACACTGAGTACGTCTTTCTTTCTATCTCCTTCTCTACTCTATGCATTCACGCCTGTTACTTTCGAAATATTGAATATCCGGTGCGATCAGCTGTTTCGTTTTTTTCTTTTGTCGATTATAATAAACCGTGTCAATacgtattttattcattactttTTTATCGCTTCAAAAGCCCATTAAGAATTTCAAGAATTATCTAGTCATTGGCTCTATTTGATCATTTCTTTCTTAGAAACCAGGAACACATGCTGCTGCTTCATGGGTCAATACTTTCATTGGTTGCTACTCTCTGCCAATCAGCGATCGATATCGTCCACAGAGTACATATACTTGAATATATTGTAGTTTAATGTGATTTATGTCGATTATTGTCCCGTTTAATGTGGTTTTTTATTGGATTATAGTCCTGGTAGGAACGATAATTTTGATCCATATAGGCAAATGTACGATAATTTTACGGCCCTGATACGATAGTTGCCTGGCCTCAGTTTGTGAACACTGCGCCCTAATAGTAATACGGGCTGTATTACTATTAGGCCCGgcttccaccaaagcggagaggagattaGCCGCGAAAcggtcaggttatttccaccaaagcggagaggagattaGCCGTGAAAcggtcaggttatttccaccaaagcggagaggagattaGCCGCGAAGCGGTCAagttatttccaccaaagcgtaAAGGAAATTAGCCGCAAAACGGTCAGcttatttccaccaaagcggagaggagattaGCCGCGAAAcggtcaggttatttccaccaaagcgtaGAGGAAATTAGCCGCGAAACGGTCAGGTcatatttccaccaaagcggagaggaaaTATGAGCTCTATGATATCTACGAAAGGAAGAAGTCATGTCGTTACAtacgtaatttttaatttggtagaacaaaaacaaatctataagtaacaatatttttggggcctcctcctttttttgagtTAAAATACTTGACTAAACTACtaaagtcagttaaaaataagAAAGGAACGCCTTTTGCATTCAAGATTAGATAATCGAATAAATGACGCTAAAGATATCTCGCATCTCTTATCTGCCGCGCCGCTTGCGGcacaaaatcaaagaaaaattagacatctcctctccgcttgatccatttccaccaaAGCTTAGCGGAGAGAAGATGTGGAAATAAGGAAATCTGATTGATTATCAAAAcgcctctcctctccgctttgatgGATACCGGACCTTAGGCCTTACAGACAGCGGAGTCTTACTTTAACAATATAcaggttttaataaaaataaaagactaataatatatacagaGTAATATATTCATGGTAAAAGTTTACAACGAATTGGAAGAACAGAAAATATTAACCTGTTAATGTAcatgttgatattattattatctacgaAGAAGTAGAGATGAACTaagaaaagtatttaaatataaatataattagttttggtgtcttcaaaattaatatagcagaaaattttattttagaaattgaaTGGTAATTTAGTGTTTCAGATCCTTACAATATCATTACAACTAACTTGAGtacttaatataacattacagttaatttaataatacatacaatattgggaatttatgtaaataaataaaacgttgctaaaaattaaaaaataatccagGCGTTAAGTTCATCGCTACAGAACCAAGAATTAACAAGGagactaaatatataaattattttattcgtacAGGGTGATGTAAAGGAAGGGTATTCTAATAATCGGAGTCAAACAATGTAAGAGTAGTTAGTTAAGAAAAGGTTTAAATAGTGTAAATAAACCAAGTAACAATAACTATAAAAttgaagttaaaatttaatagtaaAACAATGGACACAccaatcaaataattattatttttaaattcacgCACATTAAATTTTTTGCGTGGTAAATATCGGGCGAATCGGCGGTAGTTTGAAATTAGTAAGGTCATTACCCTATTGCAGCTGTACGGCCCGCATGACCTCGCCCCGCGGCGCGGCACGCTTTGTTTACAAATCTACATCTTCTATTCTACTACTTGTGTTCAAATAGAATAGGGTGATaatgattttatgaatattttgggATATGCTAAACTTTTAAAATCTAATACTACTATAACATGCCACTTAAAGGTCTAAAGCGAATTACTTGGATTAGAATCACCCTGTACATTAATTTGGTATGTAAGTAAAACGACAACGTTTTTTCGacgtaaatattttaaataattatatttatgtaccaCTAAATATTCTAAGGAAAAAATACATTGtaaaatgaataaaacattactttaagaattttaaaagaaatggcaatttacatcaataataattgtgtatctattatatttaaaaaaaaatacaaaggctGCAAAATTAATAGAAACTCTTActatcaaaatatattacatgtttaaatttagtttaagaTAGTAAgttaatatagataatattaaaaacaaatttacaatgactgcaaaaaaaatataaaattgacagGAACGCATTTAAAAACAATGTATAAACACAATTAATTGTACagttaactaaatattatatctatttaattagttaataacAGTAAAACTAAAATCGCGATACGAGTGCctaatatttgtaaattgttATCTTAGCTATGTTTTGGATTGAATCTGGTAACATCTATACGGGTGATTTGTGACacaaaaaccaaaaatattttacaggaatcattttttttttcgagaacaATCATTAAAAATCATCCTGTCAAAAGCAAATGCAACTGCGAAATCACGAGCTTTTTAATTC
Protein-coding sequences here:
- the LOC126968970 gene encoding protein Mo25 translates to MPLFGKSQKSPAELVRSLKDAVTALERGDKKAEKAQEDVSKNLVLIKNMLYGTSDAEPQADIIVAQLAQELYNTNLLLLLIQNLNRIDFEGKKDVAQVFNNVLRRQIGTRSPTVEYICTKPEILFTLMSGYEHQEIASNCGTMLRECARYEALAKIMLYSDDFYNFFRYVEVSTFDIASDAFSAFKELLTRHKILSAEFLEANYDKVFSHYQRLLNSENYVTRRQSLKLLGELLLDRHNFSIMTRYITNPDNLKLMMNMLKEKSRNIQFEAFHVFKVFVANPNKPKPILDILLRNQDKLVDFLTKFHTDRSEDEQFNDEKAYLIKQIKELKPSDH